GAAGGTAGCTTCCGCAGCGACTTTATCACCAATGAAAGCCTTCCCCTCAATCTTGCATGAACCCATCCGATACTTCAGCAGTTTCAATTCATACCGGAGTTGATCTCCAGGAATAACAGGATTACGAAAACGGGCTTTTTCGACGCCGCTGAAATACATCAGCTTTCTCTCGGGATGATCAGTAGTATGGAGGAGAAGGAATCCTCCGGCCTGTGCCATCCCCTCGAGAATGAGCATGCCCGGCATGATTGGTTCCTGGGGAAAATGCCCTGTGAAAAATGGCTCGCTGATTGTCACATTCTTGATTCCCACCACAGATTTCCCGGGCTTCATATCAATAATCCGATCCACCAGGAGAATTGGATAGCGGTGAGGAAGAATCTTCATGATTGTATGGATATCAAAAAGGTAATCGGCTGAGACCGCTGCCTGATACTTCTTCTGTAGAATATTCTTCTCGTACTCTTTCTTGATCTTTTTGACAATTTTTACATTAGACTCGTGTCCCGCCCTCGCCGCAATCACATGTCCCTTAATGGGCATTCCGAGGAGAGCCAGGTCTCCGATTACATCAAGTGCCTTGTGACGAACAGGCTCATTCTCAAACCGTAGTTTAACCCCATCGAGAATGCCGTTGGACCCCAACGAAACTGATTCTTCTATGTCAAAGAGATCCTTGAGACGTTTGAGTTCAGCGTCATCAATTTTTTTATCGATGATAACGATGGCATTGTCTACAGCGCCTCCCTGAATCAGGCCTGCCTCACGCAACGCTTCAACTTCACTCAAGAAACTGAAAGTTCTCGCCGGCGCAATTTGCTTGGGAAAATCTTTGATTGAATGTATGGTCATATACTGGGTGCCAAGCCAGGGATACTTATAATCTATGATGCAAGTCATCCTGAAACGGTCAGAAGGTAGAACCGATATATCAACTTTCTTTTCAGGATCTGAGTAGCTGACAACTTTATCAATTTCCAGATACTGACGTGGTTCACCCTGTTCTACAATACCAGCTTTTTGCAGAGCGTTTACAAATGGACGCGAGCTTCCGTCCATTACCGGAGGTTCCTTGTTGGTCAATTCTATCAGGACATTATCAATCTCCAGCCCCACCACCGCGGCGAGAACATGCTCTACCGTATGAATTCTTGCACCGTTTTCTGCAATTGTTGTCCCGCGGGAGATATCCACCACATGGTCAATGTCAGCCTTAATTTCCGGGCATCCGTCTATATCCATCCGGCTGAAGCGGATACCGGTGTTTTTGGGTGTTGGCTTGAAGGTAATACTGCTCTCTACACCTGTGTGAAGACCAACCCCTGAACATGAGACGGGCTTCTTGATTGTCTGTTGAACCAGATTCATTTTACTCTCTCTAATTCATTAATTTTTTGTTCCACCGCATTTATTTTTTTCACAAGTTCAGGCAAACGATTTAACAATGCATCCAATCTGTTCTGCTGTCTGATTTCCTTGGCTGGCATGCCAGAGTATGTCTTATCTCCCGGGATGGATTTCGTAACACCCGATTTCGCCGCAATACGTGCATTGCTTCCCACTTCAACATGATCAGTCACACCGGACTGACCACCAAAAGCTACATAATCACCGATTACAGTACTCCCCGCAATTGCCGCTTGACCTGTCACAAGACACCCCTTGCCTAATTTAACATTATGAGCGATGTGAACCAAATTGTCAAGCTTGGTTCCCTTTCCGATAACTGTGTTCCCGATGGTGCCTCTATCTATGGCACAGTTTGCACCGATTTCCACATCATCCTCCACTACAACACCCCCTATCTGGGGAACTTTGTAATGAATACCTTTTTCGGTGGTGAACCCAAATCCGTCGCTGCCGATAACCGTACCACTATGCACCAGAACATTCTCTCCGATCACACAGTCGTGGTAAAGTGTGACATGGTATTTGAGCTCAGAATCGGTCCCGATAGAAGTACTACTCCCTACCACACAGCTTGGTCCGATAACAACACCATCGCCAACTGTTACGTCATCTTCGATCACCGTGTAGGGACCTACAGCTACATCCTTGCCCAACTTTACGTTTTTCCCCAGACTTACAGTCGGATGCACTTCCCTTTCGTGAGGAAGTGCCGGTGAAAAATAATCGAGGATAGCCGCAAAAGAGAGGGTCGGATTTTCCACAAGGATGGCCGCACTCATTTCGTCAGCCTCTGTTTCCTTAGATATAACCACAGCCGAGGCTTTGGTTGACTTGAGGTACCGCTTGTATTTTGGTATACTCAGGAAAGATATGGTTCCAGGAGGAGCATTTTCGAGTTCGGCAACCCCTGAAATTTCAGTCTCAGGATCGCCAACAATCTCACCTCCTACGAGATTGGCCAGTTCCTTGAGTGTGGTCAAGATTTATTTTTCAGATTCTTCTTCGCTCAACCTGCGCAATTCATACAGAACATCGTCAGTCAGATTGTGCGTCGGTTTGCCGTAAAGCAGAGCCGCCGAATCGAGTATGTAATCGTAACCTTTATCGATAGCCACCTTGTTGACAGCCCGCTGAACCTTCTGGATGATCTCTGTCTCCATCTGAAGCTGTTTCCTGTACAGTTCTCCCTCAGGTCCTACCTTATTGGCCTGAAAATCCTGAACCTGTTTCTCCAAGGCTGTGATTTCCTGCTCTCTCTCCCTGCGGCGTTCAGGAGAACTTACAAGCCGTTGCGTCTCGAAAACCTGCTTCAGACTGTCCAGTCGTTGCGCCATGGTTTGAAACTCGAACTGTACTTTTCTGAATTCGAGTTGCAACTCGCTTTCGGCTTCCTTGAATTCGTCGTATTCACTGCGAATCCGATCGGACTGGACAAAGCCGATCTTGGCCTGCGCTACACCCCACGCGGGGATGAGAAGCAATACAAGTGGCACTATCAGTTTTGATAAAGACTTCACCTTAACCTCCTGTCTAATAATCCTGTTCTGAAACCTTTCCAGCCTCATGGAAAAACGAACATCTCGTATTTGGCTCTCTACAATCTATGTAATATAAGCAAAAGAGTGCCTAAAATGGCATTCCAAAGAGAATGTGGAATCTCCACCCTTCAGGAGACTTTGAGGTAGCCTTCACATCGTCGAAACCATACCCCAGATCGAACCCGAGCATACCCAGCATAGGCATGAACATCCGGATGCCAAATCCCGCTGATCGCTTCATATCGAAGGGGTCAGTATCGGAAAAATCTTTCCACGCGTTTCCCATCTCCCCAAAAATTAGACCGTAGACCGTCGGATTTTCCGATAACGAAACTCTCAATTCGGATACATACTTCATCATCACCCTACCACCTCTGGGGTATTGCCGCGAGAGATTATAAGGGCCTACCGTATTGTCAAGATAGCCTCGCAACATGGTCCCATACGGAATGCCGCTACCACCCATAATGAACAGATCATCCCAGGGTACTACCGAAATGTCGCTCTCATCAGCAACCAGGTTTTTAATTGCGCCCATCTGCCACGAACTCATCAGCACGAATTTCCACACCACAGGGGTAAACCAGTCAAACTTGAAGATGTGCTTATGGAAGTTCTCATGAACAGGCATAAGGGAAGTACTCAAAGGTCCGCCCGATAGAGTCGACGACCACGAAAAGATTGACCCTCGAGATGGAAATTCCGGATGATCCCTGCTGTCCCTCGAAACACTCTGTGTCACACTCAGTCCAACCGTCTCAGCAATGCCACCCAGGAAATCTTCCAGATCTGTCTGGCTGCCGCGATATCTCTTATTGGTCCCTTGCACCATCCATGAAACCCTGAAGTAGTTATCTGGCCACTTGAGTCTGCGGCCCAGGCGGACGGAACCGCCGAACACTTCCCTATCCAGCGGAATACCCGAGTAATAACTGTTCTGACCTCTCAAATAATAGAAGGCCGAAAACCCTACAAGAACAGGTGTGTCGTTAATCATAGGATCGGTAAAACTGAGTGAAAGAGACCGATACTGGGAAGGCGTGGTGTAGCTGTAGAAGCTGTACTGGGTCCCTTGATTAAAGTTGAAGGCCAGCTGTTGTCCTTTGCCCATAAAGTTGTTGAACTGTACACCAGCGCCACCCATGATGCCATACTCAGCCGTAAAGCCAATGGATGCATTAGCCTGATCTGAAGATTTCTCCTCAACGGTAACGAGAAGATCGATTTTATCATCATCAACCGGTACAACGTCCGGCCTTACATCGGCGAAATAATTCAGGATCCATATCTCCCTTGCGCTACGCATAAGCAACTCACGGTTAAAGATATCTCCCGGCATAATCTTCATTTCCCGCCTGATCACATTTTCCCGCGTCTTGGTATTGCCAGCAATATCGATATTCCTTACATATACCTGATGGTTTTCTGTGATATTGAAGTGGACATCCAGAGAATCTTTACCCACAGGGGTGAACTGAGGCTCAATTGTGCTGTAGATATATCCTTTGTCCATATAGAGACCGTGGACATCTTCAAAAACGGCGCTGGTAAACTCTTCATCGTCATACAGCACACCTTTCTCAAGATCCAGCACTGTAGCGAGCTGATCTTCACTGTAGAGATCGTTTCCTTCCCAAGAAAAATTGCGCAAATAATACTGCGGCCCTTCGTATAGCAAAAACCTGATGATCATCCCTTTACCATCTTCTGTAAAGTCGATGGATTCTGAAAGAATGCGGAAATCCTTGTAGCCGTTGTTTCTGTAAAAAGATGCCAACAGATTCTTGTCCTCTTTAAACTTGTCTTCATCGAAATTGGAACGCCAGAAAAGAAACCATTTCTGGATTTTGGTATCTTTCAGCTGTCGCCTCAGCTTGCTGTCCTTGAAAGCCGATCTACCGTTGAACTGGATATCTCTTATTTTAACTTTCTTATTTTCGCGGATCTTGAACGTAATATCACGCACATTGGGGAGAGATCCTTCTGTCAACTCAGCTTCAACCTCAGCTCGCAGATAGCCGTCCTCGGCAAAGAGATTCTTTATCTTCTCGGTTGACTCTTTTACCAAATGGGGAGGTATACGCTGTCCTGACCTGAGATCCAGTTCCTCTTCGATGTCCTTTTTCTTCTTTTTTCCTCCTTCATATATCACTTCACCGAGAATCGGATTTTCCTCTACTTCTATGATGATGTAGATGCCGTCGGTCGTTTCACGATCAAGATGAATTTGAATATCTGCGAAGATGCCTGTTTCCCACAGTTTTGTTATGGCATTACCAAAGTCACCGGGTTTTATCTCCTTCCCCTCCACAAGTCCAGATGTGTATTTGACAACATTGGTGGAAGTTTCGTTATTCCCTTCCACTTCGACGCCTAACAGACGGATCGTCTGCAACGTCTGCGCTGCGGTGAATGTCGTCACCACGGCCAGTGTCAGAAGAGTCTTCAACACCGATTTCACTAAGCCTACCCTTTCACCTGTTCGCTCACCTTGCCGAAGCGGCGTTCACGATTCTGAAAATCTGAAATGGCATTGTACAGTTCCTTTCTGCGGAAAGCCGGCCATAATACGGGGGTGACATAGATTTCCGCATATGCCATCTGCCAGAGGAGAAAATTACTGATCCTCAGTTCCCCGCTGGTACGGATGATCATATCTGGATCGGGTATGGAGGCGGTATACAAATACTCTCCAAACAGCGCTTCAGTGAGATCAAGATCAGACCTCTTATTCGACTCCAGTTCTTCACATATCTTTTTGACCGCATCGATGATTTCAGTTCTACCACCGTAGTTCAGGGCAAGTACAAGATTGAGACCCGTGTTCGCGGCCGTTCTTCTGATCCCCTCTTCCATCTCTTCTCTTGGTCCGTCCGGAAGCTCCTTAAGTCGCCCTATTACGCTGAGGCGGACATTATTTTCCATCAGATCATCGATCTCGCGGCGAATCGTCTCCACCAAGAGTTTCATCAACGCTGACACCTCTTTCACCGGCCGGCGCCAGTTCTCCTGGGAAAATGTATAAAGTGTCAAGTATTCGACGCCAAGCTCACCGCAGGCCCGGGTAATCTCCCTGACAGAATTAATCCCTTCCCGATGACCGGCAATTCGCGGGAACCGCCGTTTTTTTGCCCACCGTCCGTTCCCATCCATGATGATAGCGATGTGCCGCGGAAGATTTCCGTCTGTCTCAATCTGTTCTCTCAGCTGTTCCTCATTCATGGCAAGACTCTTACATCATGCCAAGTTAACTTTTGCAACAGGCAATATCAAGATATGTAGCAACTATACACTCCAGTTTTGTTTCGGGTGCCTGATCTCAATTGCATTGAATTCAGCCAGTCTCATATAGTTCCCCTGTATGATGATCGAACGTCGTAACCGCATCCGGGATTTTACCAAAACTCTTGAATTCGGCACCACAACGGTAACATACCATGATATCGGGTACCCGGCGAGCAAGCAGCCAATCCACCAGAACCAGGAGAGGCAGACTCCACACTCTTTGTTGACTGTCCCCATCCTGGACAGTCAATGGCCACCATAGATGCTGTGCTAGCTAAACTATCGCTATTGAGCTGAGGAGAAAAAATATCCCAAGAGCCTGGCGTCCCATGTATGAACACCAACAGATTTTTGCTATTGCTGCGCCTCTCCACATAATGAAAATTCATTATCGAGTTTTCAAGAAAAACGCTATTCACCTTTTCACTCTTTTTCTGATCCGAGGCGTCTAGTTCGCTCTTAAGTGCGCCGGAAGAAGACGCGCATGCTGCTACTAAAAGTGCAAACAGTAATAAACCTGCAATTGAATAAATTCGTCTCATCATATGTCCTTAAACATAGAAAATTCTATCTTTATCTCCATTCATTCAGCGTATGTCTTTTTCGACAAACTGTAAACCTTCAGCCCCAGGGATAAATAGCAAATCAAGCACGCAAAATAACTTCCTACGCCTGCAATGGAAGAAGGATAGATCATTTGGAAAACCGCGGCTACAAAGCCTATTAAACCTAGTAAAAAAATGCTTCCACCAAAGCCTTTGCCGAAGCTTGGTGAACTGTACAGGCCTGTGCCAAGGATAATAAGGCCGATGGGAACTACAAAGAATCCAATATAAAGTATCGCATCGAATACCCCCCAGGTTGCCTTCCATAAATGGGCGAGGGTTTCCAGGTTGGTAGGCTGAGTTGCAGAGGCTAAATACAGCTCAGAGAGTGAGGCATGTGCAACATGTGGCGTGGCGGATGCCATCATTGCGAGAAGCCCTAGGATTCCAATGACACTGCCAAACAAGGCTGAGACAAGATGTGTTTTGCGAAGCACAAAATACAAAGCAAGGAAGAGAGGCACTTCTAAAATCAACGCCGTGAGGTATATTAAGTTCTCAACTACACGGATGTTTTTGATCTCAGGGAATCTTGTTACCAATTTTGACATTTCTGCTGGATCTGCGGGCACAAACATACCCACAAAGACGACCACGAGAATGAAAAGTACAGCACCCGATACACCGGCTAAGCTTCCCCATCGCAACACGCTTTTTTCTTGTTCTATTTCGTTCATTCTTATTCCCTTTGCCATTGTTTTAAAGATACAGCACCACAGTGTTGGTGTGTCGGCAATGGTGTACAACTATCTGGTGACTGGTGATAGTCCACATGTGGCAATGATTGACGGTCAAGAATGAAGAAACCAAGCTAAAGAGAAAGACCAAATTGAAGAAGATAGTATTTGTAAAACAGATCTCCCATGAGAACAGAAAGTACAATCACATAAAGGAGACCGGTAGCCGATTGAGTAGAATGGATGGCGATGGTCCTCAGGGTCAGAAGACAGAGTACAACAGGTATAAGGGTGCCGAAGAACAGTCCGATGAACAGAAAGAAACCGTCAAAAGATTGCAAAAACTGGAAGAGAGAAAGAACAAAACCGTCTGTCTCCAACTCCACCGTTAGAAGAGCTATACCGTCCCACACGACCCTCACAAGCAGAAACAGAAAGAGTATCTGGACAGCCCTTCTCAAGAGAGATATCGGCATTTCCGCCACATTTAGATACCAGTGTCCCAACACCATAGAGAAGACACTTGATGCTACAATCAGTCCTCCTAAGATAGAAACAGTGAAGACGCCTGCACTGCCGCCTATAAGATTGTTTAGCACCAGCCCGAAAACAACAACGCCCAGGAGAGGAGGAATCGATACTACCCACGGTTGTGAACCCTTCCTTTTCCAATAGAACCATGTTACCGTCATCAGGGAAATTAACCAGATAAGTGCCAGCATTCTGACAGACTCTTCAAGTTCCAGTCGCCAGAGAAAGATAACACCTACGCCACCTAGAAGGCTGCTCATAGCGAGTGTAAAACGGTGTATTCCTGAACCAACCTTTTCCAAGACGGTCATCCAGAGAAAGAGCGGATACAGTGCCCCGAAGAGAGTAAACGTGAGTGCCACAAGAATAGTGAGCATTGTTAGCGAACAGTGTTTCCGGAATTCAAAATCGGGTGAGGTTAGAATCTGGTGTAGCCTGGGCTGAGATAAACAGGACTCACTCGTTCTGCACAAGCTGTTCCACTTTACCGGCAATGGAGGCAAACAACTGGCTCACCGATGAATTGGGGTCTTTCACTACAAGCGGAACGCCTTCATCACAAGCTTCAATTAGCTCCCGGGAGATCGGTATTTCACCGAGCAGTGAAACATGGAGCCGCTCACTCTCGGCAACGCCTCCGCCACGTTTGAAAAGATCGATCCCCACCTCAAACTTCCCCTTTTCATCGATAGCAACTTCTTTGAAGCCGTCCATTTCAGCGAATGAGACTGTGGCATTTTCAACGGGCTGCCCCTCACCGTCTCTCACAATGCCGGAAACAAGATAGCCCGCCATATTTTCAATCACACCGAGAACAAGCGTATTGACCTTGCCGAACATATCAGCACTCTTCCTGACATCGGAGACAGCAAGATCCTGGGGTGTTGTGACGATGATCGCACCTGAAATCTTCAATTTCTGTACCAGGGTAAGTTGCACATCACCTGTTCCCGGTGGGAGATCGAGTACCAGAAAATCGAGATCTTGCCATAGTACATCAGTAAAAAATTGTTCTGTCATACGTGCAACCATAGGACCGCGCCAGATGACGGGAGTCTCATTCCCACTGATGAAACCAAGAGACATCACATTCATGCCATACTTTTGCAGCGGAATGAGTTTTTTCTCCGGCGTCATATCTGGGCGTTCGTTAATTCCGAGCAGGATAGGAAGACTGGGACCGTAGATATCTAAATCAAGAAGCCCTACCTTGTACCCTTGCGACGCCCACTGAGCTGCAAGATTCGTTGCCACTGTCGATTTTCCGACACCCCCCTTTCCACTGGCCACCGCCACTGTATATTTCACACCGGGTAGACTAACGGGCGGTGGAGGTTCGGCGCCCGGCGATTGAGCTTCTTGATATTCGACCACCGGATTCATGTGCACATCAATCTTGTCGAACTGTCTACTTTCTTTCAGTTTAGCCTGCACCCTGTTACGGATTTCCTGTTTGTTATCCTCATTCCCCGTCGAAACCTGAAGCTCCACAACAACACCACCATCCTCAATTTCCACCCCTTTCACAAGACCAAATGATACAATATCGCGACTGAAACCAGGATAGTTAACCGTCTTCAGCAGTTCTATAACGTTGTCTTCATTCATTTTACCTTAGGTCTGTCTAAGACAAAAACGGCTGCTCCGTCAAGAACAGCCGTCAGCATTCAGATCTAGTCTGAGTCTATTGCTCTCTCCCAAAATAGGCGTAGTTCTTAGCTATGTATTCAGACCATTCTTCCGGGACTTCGCTTTCTTCAAAGATTGCCTCTACGGGACACTCAGGTTCACAAGCGCCGCAATCGATACACTCTTCAGGATCAATGTAGAGTTGCTTTCCTTCCAGATTGTCTTCATCATAGCCCTTCTCATCCCAATCCTCTTTCATAGGGTGGATACAGTCCACCGGGCAAACATCCACACAGGCCGTATCACAAACACCAACACAGGGTTCAGCAATAATGTAAGTCATCTTATCCTCCTAATATCGACTGGTTAGTTTTCAGATGTGATGAAAAATAACGCCGTAATTTCGACGTTCAATTTAATCTTCTGCGCAGTTATAAAAAATGAAATTTCGGTCTTTCACCAGATAATAAGGTTGGTTCGAAACGACTGATTTACACCAGACAGTTACCCCGACATTTATGGCAGGGTGTGTCAATCCAAAAAACGAAGGTCTTTAGCCTTGAAGCATAGCGTGTTAGTGTTAGGATAAATTAAAGAACTGTCGAAAATCGCTACAGCCCGTCCGACGGACATAGTGAACTGTAGGAAAAATGCGTTGGTGTTAGAAAGTTTTGGATAGTATTGCCAGACGATAGGGATGGCTTGAAATGAATTTGATTTAATGTTTGACTGCCAGAGATTTATCGGCAAAGTAAACCGGAGTTATAGACAAAAGTGTTTAATAAATCAATCATACTTTTATGGCTGGGGCATGTTATTTCTCACGCGGGAGATGCCATTTACCAGATTGCCTTACCGTGGCTGGTTCTCGAACTCACCGGTTCTAAAAGTATCACCTCCCTTATTGCGGTTAGTGCTTACCTGCCGGCGGTTCTCTTCAGTTTGCCTGCCGGTGTGATTGCAGATCGTTTTCCAAGAAAACAGGTGATGATTTTTTCTGATACGGCAAGAATGCTCCTGGTGGGACTGATGGTAGCTTTCCTCCTCACTGGAGGAGAACAGCCTTTTCTCATTGGTACCCTGGCATTTGCCGTTGCCAGTTTTGCCTCCCTTTTCTATCCCGCCAGAGATGCCCTCATCCCGTCACTCGTTTCCAAGGACCGGCTTACAGCCGCTAATGCCTTCATCTCTACCTCGGGACAATTCGCACATCTCGCCGGTCCCGTAATGGCAGGACTACTCGTCGCCTGGGTGGGACTGATCCACCTTTTTACTATCGATGCTGTCACTTTCGGCGTCAGCATGGTTTGTATCGCTCTCATCACAACGTCAAAAAAACGACATCCAGTAGGCAATTCACGTCCGTCACATCTGGCGGATCTCATAGCAGGATTAAAACATGTGACACGTGAAAACAGGACAATGGGTCTACTCCTCCTCCTTACAGCCATCAACAACATATTCATCATGGGGCCTGCCGTTCTCGGAATTCCTATATTTGTAAGAGAGGTGCTGCAACTTGAATTTGCCGCCTATGCAGCCATCGAAGCCTTCATGGCCGCTGGGATGCTCACCGGTTCCTTTCTCCTTTGGCGTTTCGGGAGAGGAATTAACCCTTCGCTGGTACTTCTCGTAGGCATGGTTACCGATGGACTGACATACAGTATTCTTTACTGGATTGACTCGTTCTCCGCCACAAAAGCTCTGATTTTCCTGCACGGTATCGGCATCCCTATGATCACTATTTCGCGCACAACGATTATACAGTTGGTGGTGCCGGATGTCTACCGCGGGCGGGTCTTCTCCATGGTGAATCTTTCGGTGATCGGACTTACTGCCCTTTCTTCAGGTCTTGTGGGGCCGTTGGCGGA
The Candidatus Neomarinimicrobiota bacterium genome window above contains:
- a CDS encoding bifunctional UDP-3-O-[3-hydroxymyristoyl] N-acetylglucosamine deacetylase/3-hydroxyacyl-ACP dehydratase; the encoded protein is MNLVQQTIKKPVSCSGVGLHTGVESSITFKPTPKNTGIRFSRMDIDGCPEIKADIDHVVDISRGTTIAENGARIHTVEHVLAAVVGLEIDNVLIELTNKEPPVMDGSSRPFVNALQKAGIVEQGEPRQYLEIDKVVSYSDPEKKVDISVLPSDRFRMTCIIDYKYPWLGTQYMTIHSIKDFPKQIAPARTFSFLSEVEALREAGLIQGGAVDNAIVIIDKKIDDAELKRLKDLFDIEESVSLGSNGILDGVKLRFENEPVRHKALDVIGDLALLGMPIKGHVIAARAGHESNVKIVKKIKKEYEKNILQKKYQAAVSADYLFDIHTIMKILPHRYPILLVDRIIDMKPGKSVVGIKNVTISEPFFTGHFPQEPIMPGMLILEGMAQAGGFLLLHTTDHPERKLMYFSGVEKARFRNPVIPGDQLRYELKLLKYRMGSCKIEGKAFIGDKVAAEATFLVTLVDKKV
- the lpxD gene encoding UDP-3-O-(3-hydroxymyristoyl)glucosamine N-acyltransferase, giving the protein MTTLKELANLVGGEIVGDPETEISGVAELENAPPGTISFLSIPKYKRYLKSTKASAVVISKETEADEMSAAILVENPTLSFAAILDYFSPALPHEREVHPTVSLGKNVKLGKDVAVGPYTVIEDDVTVGDGVVIGPSCVVGSSTSIGTDSELKYHVTLYHDCVIGENVLVHSGTVIGSDGFGFTTEKGIHYKVPQIGGVVVEDDVEIGANCAIDRGTIGNTVIGKGTKLDNLVHIAHNVKLGKGCLVTGQAAIAGSTVIGDYVAFGGQSGVTDHVEVGSNARIAAKSGVTKSIPGDKTYSGMPAKEIRQQNRLDALLNRLPELVKKINAVEQKINELERVK
- a CDS encoding OmpH family outer membrane protein — protein: MKSLSKLIVPLVLLLIPAWGVAQAKIGFVQSDRIRSEYDEFKEAESELQLEFRKVQFEFQTMAQRLDSLKQVFETQRLVSSPERRREREQEITALEKQVQDFQANKVGPEGELYRKQLQMETEIIQKVQRAVNKVAIDKGYDYILDSAALLYGKPTHNLTDDVLYELRRLSEEESEK
- the bamA gene encoding outer membrane protein assembly factor BamA, with product MKSVLKTLLTLAVVTTFTAAQTLQTIRLLGVEVEGNNETSTNVVKYTSGLVEGKEIKPGDFGNAITKLWETGIFADIQIHLDRETTDGIYIIIEVEENPILGEVIYEGGKKKKKDIEEELDLRSGQRIPPHLVKESTEKIKNLFAEDGYLRAEVEAELTEGSLPNVRDITFKIRENKKVKIRDIQFNGRSAFKDSKLRRQLKDTKIQKWFLFWRSNFDEDKFKEDKNLLASFYRNNGYKDFRILSESIDFTEDGKGMIIRFLLYEGPQYYLRNFSWEGNDLYSEDQLATVLDLEKGVLYDDEEFTSAVFEDVHGLYMDKGYIYSTIEPQFTPVGKDSLDVHFNITENHQVYVRNIDIAGNTKTRENVIRREMKIMPGDIFNRELLMRSAREIWILNYFADVRPDVVPVDDDKIDLLVTVEEKSSDQANASIGFTAEYGIMGGAGVQFNNFMGKGQQLAFNFNQGTQYSFYSYTTPSQYRSLSLSFTDPMINDTPVLVGFSAFYYLRGQNSYYSGIPLDREVFGGSVRLGRRLKWPDNYFRVSWMVQGTNKRYRGSQTDLEDFLGGIAETVGLSVTQSVSRDSRDHPEFPSRGSIFSWSSTLSGGPLSTSLMPVHENFHKHIFKFDWFTPVVWKFVLMSSWQMGAIKNLVADESDISVVPWDDLFIMGGSGIPYGTMLRGYLDNTVGPYNLSRQYPRGGRVMMKYVSELRVSLSENPTVYGLIFGEMGNAWKDFSDTDPFDMKRSAGFGIRMFMPMLGMLGFDLGYGFDDVKATSKSPEGWRFHILFGMPF
- a CDS encoding isoprenyl transferase → MNEEQLREQIETDGNLPRHIAIIMDGNGRWAKKRRFPRIAGHREGINSVREITRACGELGVEYLTLYTFSQENWRRPVKEVSALMKLLVETIRREIDDLMENNVRLSVIGRLKELPDGPREEMEEGIRRTAANTGLNLVLALNYGGRTEIIDAVKKICEELESNKRSDLDLTEALFGEYLYTASIPDPDMIIRTSGELRISNFLLWQMAYAEIYVTPVLWPAFRRKELYNAISDFQNRERRFGKVSEQVKG
- a CDS encoding P-loop NTPase; this encodes MNEDNVIELLKTVNYPGFSRDIVSFGLVKGVEIEDGGVVVELQVSTGNEDNKQEIRNRVQAKLKESRQFDKIDVHMNPVVEYQEAQSPGAEPPPPVSLPGVKYTVAVASGKGGVGKSTVATNLAAQWASQGYKVGLLDLDIYGPSLPILLGINERPDMTPEKKLIPLQKYGMNVMSLGFISGNETPVIWRGPMVARMTEQFFTDVLWQDLDFLVLDLPPGTGDVQLTLVQKLKISGAIIVTTPQDLAVSDVRKSADMFGKVNTLVLGVIENMAGYLVSGIVRDGEGQPVENATVSFAEMDGFKEVAIDEKGKFEVGIDLFKRGGGVAESERLHVSLLGEIPISRELIEACDEGVPLVVKDPNSSVSQLFASIAGKVEQLVQNE
- a CDS encoding ferredoxin family protein, with translation MTYIIAEPCVGVCDTACVDVCPVDCIHPMKEDWDEKGYDEDNLEGKQLYIDPEECIDCGACEPECPVEAIFEESEVPEEWSEYIAKNYAYFGREQ
- a CDS encoding MFS transporter — encoded protein: MFNKSIILLWLGHVISHAGDAIYQIALPWLVLELTGSKSITSLIAVSAYLPAVLFSLPAGVIADRFPRKQVMIFSDTARMLLVGLMVAFLLTGGEQPFLIGTLAFAVASFASLFYPARDALIPSLVSKDRLTAANAFISTSGQFAHLAGPVMAGLLVAWVGLIHLFTIDAVTFGVSMVCIALITTSKKRHPVGNSRPSHLADLIAGLKHVTRENRTMGLLLLLTAINNIFIMGPAVLGIPIFVREVLQLEFAAYAAIEAFMAAGMLTGSFLLWRFGRGINPSLVLLVGMVTDGLTYSILYWIDSFSATKALIFLHGIGIPMITISRTTIIQLVVPDVYRGRVFSMVNLSVIGLTALSSGLVGPLAEVIPISTVFLLTGIGAALCGVFGLSHRKLLTLVQM